A single genomic interval of Salmo trutta chromosome 13, fSalTru1.1, whole genome shotgun sequence harbors:
- the nkapd1 gene encoding uncharacterized protein NKAPD1 isoform X1 gives MSRVPMGKVLLRNVIRHTDAHNKIQEESEMWKLRGMEKGPSTSHRLMPPSSNPSRSHMHCDRVEDGSVDRLGDRLRRREHSSGQDEREARYWTKKLYDFEANDPDRWGHSGFKELYPEEFKSDWERDCGDDQNGHCRKKKTKSRLKTAKSKHLKKSSKKKKKKKKKKEEKRTGESDGESSSDSVKQKRKSSKSKHKRKKSEREEESSSEERGKRRKRQMDSHRDSGPESHKKRKNWKAGEDKSEDSSVD, from the exons ATGTCCAGGGTGCCGATGGGCAAGGTGTTGCTGCGAAATGTTATTCGTCACACAGATGCCCACAACAAG ATCCAAGAGGAGTCAGAAATGTGGAAGTTGAGGGGGATGGAGAAGGGTCCGTCCACCAGCCACAGACTGATGCCACCATCTTCAAATCCATCCAG GAGTCACATGCACTGTGATCGTGTGGAGGATGGGTCTGTAGATAGACTGGGAGACCGGCTGCGGAGAAGAGAACACAGCTCTGGCCAGGACGAGAGGGAGGCACGCTACTGGACCAAGAAACTCTATGACTTCGAAGCCAATGATCCAGACAG ATGGGGACACAGCGGTTTTAAGGAGCTATACCCAGAGGAGTTTAAAAGTGACTG GGAAAGAGACTGTGGCGATGATCAGAATGGGCATTGCAGAAAGAAAAAGACTAAGTCCAGACTTAAAACAGCCAAATCAAAACATCTGAAGAAGTcctccaagaagaagaagaagaagaagaagaagaaagaggaaaagaggacAGGTGAGTCAGACGGTGAGTCCAGCAGCGACAGTgtcaaacagaagaggaaaagCAGCAAGAGCAAACATAAGAggaaaaagagtgagagagaggaggagagcagctcagaggagagagggaaaaggaggaaACGACAGATGGACTCCCACAGAGACTCAGGACCAGAGTCACACAAGAAGAGGAAAAACTGGAAAGCAGGAGAGGACAAATCAGAGGACAGTTCTGTGGATTGA
- the nkapd1 gene encoding uncharacterized protein NKAPD1 isoform X2, with amino-acid sequence MGKVLLRNVIRHTDAHNKIQEESEMWKLRGMEKGPSTSHRLMPPSSNPSRSHMHCDRVEDGSVDRLGDRLRRREHSSGQDEREARYWTKKLYDFEANDPDRWGHSGFKELYPEEFKSDWERDCGDDQNGHCRKKKTKSRLKTAKSKHLKKSSKKKKKKKKKKEEKRTGESDGESSSDSVKQKRKSSKSKHKRKKSEREEESSSEERGKRRKRQMDSHRDSGPESHKKRKNWKAGEDKSEDSSVD; translated from the exons ATGGGCAAGGTGTTGCTGCGAAATGTTATTCGTCACACAGATGCCCACAACAAG ATCCAAGAGGAGTCAGAAATGTGGAAGTTGAGGGGGATGGAGAAGGGTCCGTCCACCAGCCACAGACTGATGCCACCATCTTCAAATCCATCCAG GAGTCACATGCACTGTGATCGTGTGGAGGATGGGTCTGTAGATAGACTGGGAGACCGGCTGCGGAGAAGAGAACACAGCTCTGGCCAGGACGAGAGGGAGGCACGCTACTGGACCAAGAAACTCTATGACTTCGAAGCCAATGATCCAGACAG ATGGGGACACAGCGGTTTTAAGGAGCTATACCCAGAGGAGTTTAAAAGTGACTG GGAAAGAGACTGTGGCGATGATCAGAATGGGCATTGCAGAAAGAAAAAGACTAAGTCCAGACTTAAAACAGCCAAATCAAAACATCTGAAGAAGTcctccaagaagaagaagaagaagaagaagaagaaagaggaaaagaggacAGGTGAGTCAGACGGTGAGTCCAGCAGCGACAGTgtcaaacagaagaggaaaagCAGCAAGAGCAAACATAAGAggaaaaagagtgagagagaggaggagagcagctcagaggagagagggaaaaggaggaaACGACAGATGGACTCCCACAGAGACTCAGGACCAGAGTCACACAAGAAGAGGAAAAACTGGAAAGCAGGAGAGGACAAATCAGAGGACAGTTCTGTGGATTGA